The proteins below are encoded in one region of Metabacillus dongyingensis:
- a CDS encoding NAD(P)-dependent malic enzyme, which translates to MSLREEALHMHLIHKGKLESKSKVPVRNAKDLSLAYSPGVAEPCKEIYDDKNKVYDYTMKGNMVAVVSDGTAVLGLGNIGPEAALPVMEGKAVLFKSFAGVDAFPICLNTTDVDKIVETVKLLEPTFGGINLEDIAAPNCFVIEERLKKETNIPVFHDDQHGTAIVTVAGLVNALKLTGKQMSNIKVVANGAGAAGIAIIKLLYRYGVRDIIMCDSKGAIFEGRSFGMNNVKAEVAKFTNRDRAEGSLADVIKDADVFIGVSVEGALTKEMIAAMKKDPIIFAMANPVPEIMPSDAKEAGAMVIGTGRSDFPNQVNNVLAFPGIFRGALDVRATHINEQMKIAAVEAIASLISAEELSADYVIPAPFDARVAPAVAAAVAKAAMETGVARLKADPNEIAEKTKQLAIIDTK; encoded by the coding sequence ATGTCATTGCGAGAAGAAGCATTACATATGCATCTAATTCATAAAGGAAAGCTAGAATCAAAATCAAAAGTACCAGTCAGAAATGCTAAAGACTTAAGCTTAGCTTATTCTCCAGGGGTCGCTGAACCTTGTAAGGAAATTTATGACGACAAAAATAAAGTGTACGATTATACAATGAAAGGCAACATGGTAGCAGTAGTATCAGATGGCACTGCCGTGCTTGGCCTTGGAAATATCGGGCCAGAGGCAGCACTCCCGGTAATGGAAGGCAAAGCGGTCCTATTCAAAAGCTTTGCGGGAGTTGATGCATTTCCGATTTGTTTGAATACGACAGATGTGGATAAAATTGTAGAAACGGTCAAATTGCTTGAGCCTACATTCGGAGGCATCAATCTTGAAGATATTGCAGCACCGAATTGTTTCGTTATTGAAGAGAGATTGAAGAAAGAAACAAACATTCCTGTTTTTCATGATGATCAGCACGGAACTGCTATTGTAACTGTTGCAGGACTTGTGAATGCACTTAAGCTTACAGGAAAACAAATGTCTAACATTAAAGTGGTTGCAAATGGAGCAGGTGCAGCAGGGATAGCAATTATCAAGCTTCTATACCGCTATGGCGTGCGCGATATCATTATGTGCGATTCAAAAGGTGCGATCTTTGAAGGACGTTCATTTGGCATGAATAATGTGAAGGCGGAAGTAGCAAAATTTACGAACCGTGACCGTGCTGAAGGCTCATTGGCAGATGTCATTAAAGATGCGGACGTATTTATTGGCGTTTCAGTTGAGGGTGCGTTAACAAAAGAAATGATTGCTGCCATGAAAAAGGATCCAATTATTTTCGCGATGGCGAATCCAGTGCCAGAAATCATGCCAAGTGATGCAAAAGAAGCAGGAGCGATGGTTATTGGCACAGGCCGTTCAGATTTCCCAAACCAAGTCAACAATGTTCTTGCGTTCCCGGGAATTTTCCGAGGTGCACTTGATGTTCGTGCTACACATATTAACGAACAAATGAAAATTGCCGCTGTAGAAGCGATTGCCTCATTAATAAGTGCAGAAGAATTGTCCGCTGATTATGTCATTCCGGCTCCATTCGATGCACGTGTTGCTCCTGCTGTAGCTGCAGCAGTAGCCAAAGCAGCGATGGAAACTGGTGTGGCAAGATTAAAGGCTGACCCAAATGAAATAGCTGAGAAGACTAAACAGTTAGCGATCATCGACACAAAGTGA
- the pfkA gene encoding 6-phosphofructokinase yields the protein MKKIGVLTSGGDSPGMNAAVRAVVRKAIYHDVEVYGIYHGYSGLIAGHIEKLELGSVGDIIHRGGTKLYTARCPEFRTVEGQLKGIEQLKKHGIEGLVVIGGDGSYMGAKKLTEHGFPCVGVPGTIDNDIPGTDFTIGFDTALNTVIDAIDKIRDTATSHERTYVIEVMGRHAGDLALWSGLAGGAETILIPEVDYDMEDILARLKHGTDRGKKHSIIIVAEGVGSGVDFGRKIEEATKLETRVSVLGHIQRGGSPTAFDRVLASRLGAYAVELLLEGIGGRAVGIQSNKLTNNDILEILDTPHTVDKNMYQLSKELSI from the coding sequence ATGAAAAAAATCGGCGTATTAACTAGTGGAGGAGATTCGCCTGGTATGAACGCGGCCGTGCGCGCTGTTGTACGTAAAGCGATCTACCATGATGTAGAAGTGTACGGAATTTATCACGGTTATTCTGGATTAATTGCTGGACATATCGAAAAGCTTGAGCTTGGATCTGTAGGAGATATTATCCACCGCGGGGGTACAAAGCTCTATACTGCACGCTGTCCTGAATTTAGAACAGTTGAGGGACAATTAAAAGGAATCGAGCAATTAAAGAAACATGGAATAGAAGGCTTAGTTGTCATCGGCGGAGACGGTTCTTATATGGGAGCCAAAAAGCTGACTGAACATGGTTTTCCATGTGTAGGCGTTCCGGGAACCATTGATAATGACATTCCAGGCACTGATTTTACCATTGGATTTGATACTGCACTTAATACAGTAATTGATGCTATAGATAAAATTCGTGATACTGCAACATCACATGAACGTACATACGTGATTGAAGTCATGGGAAGACATGCTGGAGATCTTGCGTTATGGTCGGGTCTTGCAGGCGGAGCAGAAACCATTCTTATTCCGGAAGTTGACTATGACATGGAAGATATCCTTGCACGTTTAAAGCATGGAACAGACCGGGGCAAAAAACACAGTATTATCATCGTGGCTGAAGGCGTTGGAAGCGGAGTGGACTTTGGAAGGAAAATTGAAGAAGCTACAAAACTTGAAACACGCGTATCTGTTTTAGGGCATATACAGCGCGGAGGATCACCGACTGCGTTTGACCGTGTGCTTGCAAGCCGTCTTGGCGCTTATGCTGTAGAACTATTGCTTGAAGGAATAGGCGGACGTGCAGTTGGCATTCAAAGCAATAAACTGACAAACAATGATATCCTTGAGATTTTGGATACTCCGCATACAGTTGATAAGAACATGTACCAGCTTTCAAAAGAATTATCAATCTAA
- the accA gene encoding acetyl-CoA carboxylase carboxyl transferase subunit alpha, protein MVGELEFEKPVTELRGKISELKEFTKNTDVDLSAEIVKLEGRLEKLEKDIYTNLQPWDRVQIARHPNRPTTLDYIEKLFTNFFEIHGDRYYGDDEAIVGGIAKYDGLPVTVIGHQRGKDTKENIRRNFGMPHPEGYRKALRLMHQAEKFNRPIICFIDTKGAYPGKAAEERGQSEAIAKNLFEMAGLSVPVICIVIGEGGSGGALALGVGNHIHMLENSTYSVISPEGAAALLWKDAGLAKKAAETMKITAPDLKKLGVIDQIINEVKGGAHKDVSEQAKNMDKVLHASLKELLKLDGPQLIQHRYEKFKRIGQVSFAGEILGVK, encoded by the coding sequence ATGGTAGGAGAACTGGAGTTTGAAAAACCTGTAACAGAGTTAAGGGGAAAAATTTCAGAGCTAAAAGAATTTACAAAAAATACCGATGTAGACCTTTCAGCTGAGATTGTGAAGCTTGAAGGCCGTCTGGAAAAGCTTGAAAAAGATATTTATACAAATTTGCAGCCTTGGGATCGAGTGCAAATTGCAAGACATCCTAACCGCCCGACAACTTTGGATTATATTGAAAAACTTTTTACGAATTTCTTTGAGATCCATGGTGACCGCTATTACGGCGACGATGAAGCTATTGTAGGGGGCATCGCAAAATACGACGGGCTTCCTGTAACGGTAATAGGACATCAGCGCGGCAAAGATACGAAAGAGAATATACGCCGGAACTTCGGAATGCCTCATCCGGAAGGCTACCGCAAAGCATTGCGGTTAATGCATCAGGCTGAAAAATTCAACCGTCCGATTATCTGCTTTATTGATACAAAAGGGGCTTATCCCGGCAAGGCAGCAGAAGAACGGGGCCAAAGCGAAGCCATCGCCAAAAACTTATTTGAAATGGCTGGATTATCAGTTCCGGTTATCTGTATTGTAATTGGGGAAGGCGGCAGCGGCGGAGCGCTGGCGCTGGGAGTTGGAAATCATATTCATATGCTTGAGAACTCCACTTACTCTGTTATATCGCCAGAAGGAGCAGCTGCTCTTTTATGGAAGGATGCAGGGCTTGCAAAAAAAGCCGCGGAAACAATGAAAATCACAGCACCTGATCTGAAGAAGCTTGGCGTCATCGATCAAATTATCAATGAAGTCAAAGGCGGCGCACACAAGGATGTATCTGAACAGGCAAAAAATATGGATAAAGTCCTTCATGCTTCCCTTAAAGAGCTGTTAAAGCTGGATGGACCTCAATTAATTCAGCATCGCTATGAAAAGTTTAAAAGAATCGGTCAAGTTTCGTTTGCAGGAGAAATACTTGGGGTAAAATAG
- a CDS encoding FadR/GntR family transcriptional regulator gives MTEPKSKVYIEILRQIRSFIHEDGLSAGDKIPSERELAERLNAGRSSVREALRALELLGMIETRRGDGTYIKDFRENALVEILGTFILQDKNAIADLIEMNVLLESNALKLLLEKDNNGEELKNLAIAIQKQNLGHMEIMAKFMQLSDNYLLLRIWTVLNEYLKVIQTDQHSVSAIFYEKIIDGLASKDEKMVFESFYTLTSKKNSSALVSSDRQKKL, from the coding sequence GTGACTGAACCGAAGTCGAAAGTGTATATTGAGATACTTCGTCAAATCAGGTCCTTTATCCACGAAGACGGTCTTTCAGCAGGAGATAAAATACCATCTGAACGAGAGCTCGCAGAACGTTTAAATGCAGGAAGATCATCAGTCAGAGAAGCACTTCGGGCGCTCGAGCTGCTTGGAATGATTGAAACAAGACGCGGTGATGGAACTTATATTAAGGATTTCCGCGAAAATGCTCTTGTTGAAATTCTCGGAACGTTTATTTTACAGGATAAGAATGCTATCGCCGATTTAATCGAAATGAACGTTCTTTTGGAATCAAATGCATTAAAGCTATTGCTTGAGAAAGATAATAATGGTGAAGAGTTAAAGAATCTCGCCATCGCTATTCAGAAGCAGAACCTGGGACATATGGAAATTATGGCTAAGTTCATGCAGCTGTCGGACAACTATCTTTTACTCAGGATATGGACTGTACTGAATGAGTATTTAAAAGTAATACAGACGGATCAGCATTCAGTCAGCGCCATTTTTTATGAAAAAATAATTGACGGACTTGCTTCAAAAGATGAAAAGATGGTTTTTGAATCTTTTTACACTCTAACAAGCAAGAAAAACTCAAGCGCCCTGGTCAGCTCCGACAGGCAGAAAAAGCTCTGA
- the accD gene encoding acetyl-CoA carboxylase, carboxyltransferase subunit beta: MLKDLFSKKKKYASIPSEQAKHDVPEGIMTKCPSCKKIMYSKELNKNLRVCMNCGHHHTMNARERIKSLFDEHSFSEFDKEMVSENPLDFPGYMEKVEKDRKKTNLNEAVVTGEGTINGNNTVVAIMDASFRMGSMGSVVGEKITRAIERANDRELPFIIFTASGGARMQEGVLSLMQMAKTSSALKMFSNNGGLIISVMTHPTTGGVSASFASLGDYNFAEPRALIGFAGRRIIEQTIREDLPEDFQTAEFLLKHGQLDAVINRLDMKETLSNILELHTSGGGSSW; encoded by the coding sequence TTGTTAAAGGATTTGTTTTCGAAAAAGAAGAAATATGCATCCATTCCTTCTGAGCAGGCAAAGCATGATGTTCCAGAAGGAATAATGACAAAGTGTCCTAGCTGTAAAAAGATTATGTACTCTAAAGAATTGAATAAAAACTTGAGAGTGTGCATGAATTGCGGCCATCATCACACCATGAATGCCAGAGAAAGAATTAAAAGCTTATTTGATGAACATTCATTTTCAGAGTTCGATAAAGAAATGGTTTCAGAAAATCCGCTGGATTTTCCAGGTTATATGGAAAAAGTAGAAAAAGACCGCAAAAAAACAAATTTAAATGAAGCGGTTGTGACCGGAGAAGGCACGATAAACGGCAATAATACAGTCGTTGCCATCATGGATGCAAGCTTCAGGATGGGCAGCATGGGATCGGTTGTCGGCGAAAAGATTACTAGAGCGATAGAGCGTGCAAATGACCGGGAGCTGCCATTTATTATCTTTACAGCTTCGGGCGGTGCAAGAATGCAGGAAGGTGTTCTCAGTTTAATGCAAATGGCAAAGACGAGCTCTGCACTAAAAATGTTCAGCAATAACGGAGGTTTGATCATCTCTGTTATGACACATCCGACGACAGGCGGAGTTTCAGCAAGCTTTGCATCTCTTGGCGATTACAATTTTGCAGAACCCCGTGCATTGATTGGGTTTGCAGGAAGAAGAATTATTGAACAGACAATCAGAGAGGACCTGCCTGAAGATTTTCAGACGGCAGAATTTCTATTGAAACACGGCCAGCTTGATGCCGTTATTAATCGATTGGATATGAAAGAAACTCTTTCAAACATCCTCGAACTTCATACGTCAGGCGGTGGATCTTCATGGTAG